The following is a genomic window from Saccopteryx bilineata isolate mSacBil1 chromosome 4, mSacBil1_pri_phased_curated, whole genome shotgun sequence.
GAAACGCAGCCCAGAAGGCCGAGGACCCGGCGGTGGCGACCTACGAAAAGCAGGAGTTGCAATCCAGTGGGAAATGAGATTGACAAAGGTGACTAAAGAGCAACAGGCAGCACCCATCATCCAGGCTTGGGGGTGGCAGGAGAATCAGAGCCGGTGTCAGGATAGGGTGACAGGTTGAAGTCACTCAGGTTATGGGACAAAGATGTGGAAGGGCAATACCTCCAGCCGCCTCGATCTGGAACCATTTGAAGCAGATGGGAATAAGGCCACACACCAGGGTGACGGCCAGCAGGGCAAACAGGCAGCCAATTTTTGCTCCTAGTAGTGGCTCCATCCGTGGGGTACAGGATAAGCAGAGGCCTCGGAACGGCAAATGGAGTTAAAGCTTTGGAGCAAGAGTGGAGCCTCAGGTGGTCAAAACTGCAGTCTCCACTCCCGAGCTTAAGGAGGCCGTTGGATCCAGTTTTGTGCTGCCTCTGCGCAGCCTTGCATAGCTAACTGGGGCCCGGCCCCAGCTTTCCACCTCCCCTGCATGGAGGCTCCTCCCCTGGCTCACACCGAAACCAGAAACTCCAGACTCCCTGCCAGGCACAGCCCTGTGCCGTCTTCTCCCTTCAGTTCCATGACTAATCCAAGGGCTGTGGATTTAGTTCATGCCTGGGGCTGGTCTAATCCAGTCTGTGGTAACTGCTTCCTGGTTGTTTTGTGTTGGGGACAATCTGGTTCTGCCTCACTCAAGACATTTGATCTAAGCCATCCATaccttctccaccccaacccaaGTCTTATAGGTTGCTACCTGATACCTGAACTCACTTTCCCTTCCAGGGGATTTGGGGCCACGTAGGCTTAAGAAGGAGGAGGGGCTGAGGAGCAGAGCTGCCACCACTCTGGGAACTAGTAGATGAGGGGATTCCCCTTTCCTGTAACCCCCCCAAAATAGCTCCAGGTTTGGAAATGTCTACTGGGGCCTGAGATTTCTAGTATTCAACACTGATACTGCTGCCACTTCTGACGGTGCCTATTTCCTGATACGTATTGtaggagagagactgagaatttcaatacaaagaaaaatgcgCTAGctctgaaaagaaaacagaaataaaccagGTGACCTGAAGGACCTGCCTGGACATTTGGGGGTGGAGACGGAGAATTCAGTCCCAAAGGGATGAACTCTTCAGGGAACTCATGAGGCAAACTTGGGGGAGCCGATGAGCCCTGAGCAagatgaaaggaaaggaaggagggagaagaacaCAGAGGCAGGCAGCTGCTGGTCCCCTGTTCAGGTGGCCTAACAACCCGGAGACCTGCCGAGCCAGTTCTCAGAGTGCTGAGGGCAGTTTCCCCACTACCCCAGATTACTTCCCTGGGACATCTGGTCTCTGGCAGAGCAGCAGTATGCTCACAGGGGAGGGTGGGCTGGACGTCTGTGTGGGGCTCACTTTGTTACAGGATAAGCCGTGACAGCTGACCTCTATACCTTGTAAGAATCACAAGACCCATTCCCATTCTTTGaaaacttttaattattattaaaaactctAACAAATGCAGATACACAGGGGTACCAGTACTCCCATCCTGGATACCAGGTAGCTTTAGCCTTGGCAGGCACGATACAAGAAAACCCTTGTTACACATCCTTGTCATCTCTCAAGGGGGTCTTCAGCAGGGGATGGAGGAAGCTCAGATGGCGTGGTCACGGGTAAAAGATCTCCCCAGGAGCTGACACGGGCACAGCGATACAGATCCCtatggaaaagaggtcagtgtgggCTGtaggttcctgctcctcccactaaTTCTGGTCACCGCCTCTGTACCTGCCATGCCGGCGGGCTGTGATCACAGCATGCTGCGCACGCCCATCTGGACAGCACAGGCGACAATGCACATGGCGAGGCCGTTTAAGGACAGGCTGAGTGATCCGGGGCCAGCGATGAGCTTCCTCTGGAGACCCCCGGGCAAGGATCACCATCGAGAACTTTTCTTCCTTTGGCTTCTTGTTCTAAGATACAGACAGACTGTTTTGGGGGAAAAGATATGGGAAAAAATTTTGACCCCCATTCCTGCAGCCCTTTCATGTTCTACGTCAGGCACATTCAGGCCCTGCAATCTTCAGGCTACTCTGAATTTTCCAACTCCTCCCACCTTTGAGGCTTTTTCATCCTGCTTTCCCAAGCTACCTCCTCCCTGCTGCAATATTCCCGGGTACATACCTCATGAAGCAGATGAAATGTGatgagcaaataagtttgtaaaatttgtgttatttggttttgcttacttttcttgttaaaaatggtgctgtcGCCTAACCAGGCcttgacacagtggatagagcgtcggactgggatgcagaggacccaggttcgagaccctgaggtcgccagcttgagcatgagctcatctggtttgagcaaatgctcaccagcttggacccaaggtcgctggctcgagcaaggggttactcggtctgctgaagacccgtagtcaaggcacatatgaaaaagcaatcaataaacaactaaggggtcgcaacgcgcaacgaaaaactaatgattgatgcttctcatctctctgttcctgtctgtccctgtctatccctctctctgactctctctctgtccctgtggacaactgatatttgacaaaggagataagggcatacaatggagtaaagacagcctcttcaacaaatggtgttgggaaaattggacagcaacctgcaaaagaatgaaattagaccaccaacttacaccattcacaaaaataaaatcaaaatggataaaagacttaaatgtaagccatgaaaccataagcatcttagaagaaaacataggcagtaagctctccgatatctctcggagcaatatatttgctgatttatctccacgggcaagggaaataaaagacaggataaacaaatggaactatatcaaactaaaaagcttttgcacagccaaagacaataagaacagaataaaaagacaaactacacaatgggagaacatatttgacagtatgtctgataaggggttaataaccaaaatttataaagtacttgtaaatctcaacactagaaagacaaccaatccaatcaaaaaatgggcaaaagaaatgaatagacacttctccaaagaggatatacagatggccaataggcatatgaaaaaatgctcaacatcactaatcactagagaaatgaaaattaaaagcacaatgagatatcacctcacactggtcagaatggtgctcatcaacaaaacaacacagaataagtgctggcgaagacgtggagaaaagggaaccctcctgcactgttggtgggaatgcagactggtgcaaccactgtggaaaacagtatggagattcctcaaaaaattgaaaatcgaactgccttttgatccagccatcccacttttaggaatataccccaaggacaccatagaatggttccagaaggagaaatgcacccccatgtttacagcagcattgttcacaatagcgaagatctggaaacagcccaagtgtctgtcagaggatgagtagattaaaaagctttggtacatatatactatggaatactactcagccataagaaatgacgacatcggatcatttacaataacatggatggaccttgataacattatatggagtgaaataagtaaatcagaaaaaaactaagaactatatgaacccatgcatagatgggacataaaaatgaaactcagagacatggacaagaatgtgatggtaacagggagtggggtggaggggtggggagggggcaaggaaggagagggagggggtgggggggagggtaggggcacaaagaaaaccagatagaaggtgacggaggacgatttgactttgagtgaggggtatgcagcataatcaaaggtcaaaataatctggagatgttttctcggaacatatgtaccctgaattatcaatgtcactgcattaaaattaataaaataagataaaaaaaaaaaggcgctgTCCAAAGGGGGCAGATGATTACCTTTATGCTTGTAAagaggcttggttatgctaatgtgtgctggagaaggggCTTTcgcactgaaaagttttaaaaggaggagctaggaggccattttgggagaagACCACGTTGTTGCAGGGTAGGGAGGCCACATGTGGCAGAGAAGAAGCAagtaagatggcagagtgctgaaggagaagccagtttgtgcagagagaaggagatggggaacagagatgaataaggctggtaggaCCTTTGTtttaggaaaacccagatgtgtcagtactttgtgagcactgaatgagtgggttttggtgcccatgtgtttgttttttactcactGGCTggtatgagtctagaataaaaggtaatgaatggcccaccagttcttggctccattgttttattactgtctgtccgaattaaATGGGAATCTGCACAGGACAggcgctgtgatggtggccacaactAATGGCCTTACAGGATGGTAGGCCTGGGAAGGGTTACAGGCTAGGGGCTTAGAGGCTGTCAACTGGGGACAAGGAAGTTTATGGAGACACTGTAAACACACATAAAAGAGATGAGGTAGGACAAAAGAACCAAAGATCATAAAACTGAAAAACTAAGAGTAACAAGGTCaggcctgatttgtggtggtatACTgaatgttgaggtcccaggtttaaaacccgaggttgctatttgagcatgggatcatagacatgaccccattgttgctggcttgagctcaaaggttgctgacttgaagcccaaggtcactggcttaagcaaggggtcattggcttagcctgagcctagtcaaggtacatatgagaaagcaatcaatgaacaactacagtgaagcaactatgagttgatgcttcttatctctcccttcttctctctctctctctgtctctctctttctttcttgcacacacacacacacatacacacacacacacacgtgctctgtaaagccagtagccacggccaccatcacagctgcctggcccatgtaggttcgcatttgattcggacagatggtaatgaaacaatggagccaagacctggtgggccattacctttaatcctagctagcACCcagcgggtgagaaatacacatagtgggaaaacacttccctttccattcagggctcccaaagccactgacttatccaagtatttctagaatcaaaggtttctaccccaccagccttattcacttctgttccccatctccttctttctgcacaaactctgcacaaactggcttctccttcagcactcccccatcttggctgcttctcctctgcaatgataatttcaggaactgagcaaGAGAGcactggtctcccttattttgtGGTGTGtaaattaaagtctttaagccagtatacaaataaagaagtctttgttacaaagccacttatctgaggcataaatgggattcctcataagagtgcaccacccctcatcatgcaacagtcaaggatgtggggaaaagcttagtgttcaGAACATCTTAGTACAGGtactaaaagggtgggaaaggcttagtcttaaaactaagccttaggctataaggatcctgcctgcttacagcctgttccccacacccaatgcaaactataagcaagcaaacatatacatcatatttgcaaacttatttgacccacatgcacgcatgccaaaaaaaaaaaagagtgatagaGTCAAGAAGGGCTAAGGATAAGGAAGCTCAGATGCAGGAGATAGGGAAAGCAGGGGTATCACTAAGAAGAAATGGAATAGAAACACAAAGCAAGGGAGGGTGTCTTAGCTTTGCCCTCTCACTTGTCCTGGCCACAGCTGAGCTCAGATCTTTGCATGCTGGGAAAGGGAGAAGTAATACTCCCTGGGGCAAAGACAAAACCAGGTCAAGGGTACAGAGGAGACTTCTCCTATttctgaaagttaaaaaaaataataaaatgagttaaGTTGGGCCTGAGGCATCTATTCTCATAAGTCAATCTCTGCACTCAGGCACTTGAGGACTCCTCTAACATTCGGTTCTAGAAATTATTAACTGTGTTCTTTGAGTTAAGCTTGCTGCTTCTCTAATACTCCAAACAAAGAACTTACTCTTTGCAATAGGAAAAAGGCAGGAACGTGGCACATAGGATGGTGCTCTCCTTGTCAGCAACCTCCACTCTCAAAAAAAATCCCGCTCCAGGACCATTAAATTCGGGATTGTACACTGGCTTCTACAGTCCCAAAGAGAGATGGTTTTTGACTCAGACATGTCCTAGGTCAGGaatcagcaaactttttttttttttttttttttcatttttctgaagctggaaacagggagagacagtcagacagactcccgcatgcgcccaaccgggatccacccggcacgcccaccatggggtgatgctctgcccaccagggggcaatgctctgcccatcctgggcatcaccatgttgtgaccagagccactttagcgcctgaggcagaggccacagagccatccccagcgcccgggtcatctttgctccaatggagccttggctgtgggaggggaagagagagacagagaggaaggtgcagcagaggggtggagaagcaaatgggcgcttctcctatgtgccctggccgggaattgaacccgggtcctccgcacgctaggccgacgctctactcagcaaactttttttaaaggccCAATTATTCATCTCTGCCATTTGTACTGTGAAAGCAGCCATACACAACAGACACTCAAATAAGCCTGGCTCATACAAACGCAGGTGGCAGGCCAGATTTGATCTAGAGGCCCTAGTTTGCCAACCACTACCCTGTATCATAATGACTTTAGATGTCTATGATCTGGAGAGTCACCCTTACCTTTGTATGACTTTGTCTTTTCAGTTTTCAAGGGAGTACCAGTAATTGGTAACAAATAGGCTGAAGCTGAggggatggaaagaaggagaaagacacTTACCTTAAGAACTAGGTCCCTGCCTTCCGTGAGAAAGCAGTGTCCAGTTTGTGCTCCATTTTCCACCAGTATCTGTTCACACAGGGGAAAATAAGCAGAAGCCTTGAATTATATGAAAACATATGAAGGGAACCAAAGTTTTGCCACCTGAAAGTGACTGTTTGAAATACTGACCTTAAGCTGTTTttgtaaaggaaataaaagatttgGAAAAAGCTTTGATCCTCCCCTTTCCTGCCTAAGAGATTTAAATGGAAAGGGCTAATTTAGGAAGGGAATCTTAAAACGTTATCTTAGTTTGCTTTGGATTAAGTATGGTAAGTAAGAGGGCTGTAGGCAGGGACCTGCTACCTAGATACGCCCTGTGTCTCATTGTTTCTGAGTTGCCCGGCAAGAATTTGCCCACCATGTGTGTTCTGTTCTTCATCAACTATTAGTAAATCgcccattctcatttctaaaatctAAAACTCATTTCCCTCACTTTATTTCTTACTTCAAAATATCATATATACTCAATGTTGCCTCAttgtctttgaaatttttatgcaCATGTGAATTCCCTATGtgcatgtgttgggcagataaactatattatgctcactttgttaaagatggcactgcccatgtggaagcctgtcacccaggtgattgcttgggatgggcgtgattacattaatatgtgttggaaaagggctttcatgccaaaaggtttaaaaaggaagagagatcacgttgttccagggagaagagtgattacgttctaggagaagcccctgctggagaagagcagagaaaggccacatggaggaggccaggagaaacagccaagatggcagagtgctgaaggagaaaccagtttgtgcagtttgtgcagagaggagctggggaacacaggtgaataagtctggtgagctagaaaccttgattctaggaaacttggataagtcagtagctttgtgagcgctgaatgagtgggttttggagcccagtgtgtgtttttacttgcccgtcgggtgcaagctaggattaaaggtgatggcccaccagttcttggctctattgtttcattaccgtctgtctgaatctattgcaaacctgcatgggccaggcggctgtgatggtggctgtggctactggctttacagcatgtattaaaatttgattttctcctgttaacctgtgttaatttgattattattaGCCCAGCTAAAAGATCTCTGCTGAATGTGAGTAGCTCTGTAAGAGCATTCACAGATGGAATAGCAGACCTAAAGGAATGGCATTATACAGGGGGTCCtaaggttacgacagtctcaacacatgaggtttcaagtttacaacacttactcccataaaaacttaaaaaaattgagacatgagtgttttggcttactcatttttttttgtcattttttctgttactacaacacagcatatttatgtcctttcctttttttgtggcttagttgtgtttttatgttctagattagtgttttacaactgtgttaggataggtaagtgatttaggTTAGGGTGtgctttgacttacaccaaaatttggattACAttactgtcgtaggaatggaactatgttgtaacctgaggaatTCCTGTATAAGATGGAGATGGTGACCTTAAAAGGTGGACAAAGGAGACTATgcaggagaaaatataaaaaaaaaataaaggcaagcttcaatgaagagaaggaaaggagtaaAATCCATGAAACTGCTTTAAAACTTGAAGGGAAAAGAGATTTTTACTCATCAGAAAATCACTTGTTTTGCACTacaaactgtaaggtattttccgctgaggaagaaagaaggatgtagccaccaagagtggacaagcaaaagctttatttagagtgctcctgggcgaggttcactggtccacaagacaggggccagggaagtcatgCAGATTCCCTCGTggggggggggtaatttatagcgttggtaGGATGGTGGCAGGTTGATATgtcgtggtgaaatttcattggctaacagatttttttcaaaatgctcctgggccttttcttttggtggtcatgggtgtgggtggtttcaGCCAAAGTCCCCAGACCTGGTTCTTCATGTGACCTCCTCCCATCACCAACCGACCTCACACAAACTATGGACTGCCTCATTGTGGTCAGCCTTACTGGGCAGTTCATTTGGAGAAAAGGCTGATACCACCACACTAAACTGTACCTGAGGACCAAGACAAGGAACATAACAGACTTGCCATCTCCCCCTTCCATAAGCACAATAAAGTTCTCTCTCCCTAAATTTCTTCTGCTGTCTTTTATCTTCTAACACTCAATGCTTGGTGGCAAAACTGAGGCCACAGTTTTCCATCTTCCAAATTCCACATCGAGCAAATTCTGCACATTGCCACTTGCCTTGAGTGATATAAGTAGAAACCATATGAAAAAGACACCTGGAATATACAGCTTTCCAGATTCTGAACCACCTGTGGAGGAAGACAAAGATGTGACAATTAAGAGTATATAAGTATTGTTGTAAAGTGACCAGCGAGTTTCACAAAGACACCaaatccagatgaatttttgaggagtttattgtCCGGCAACTACAGAGGGCTAGGGCAAACCCAAATCCTGCAGCCCCTCACACAGCTCTGAGGACCCTTTTTATAGACAAAATTACACACTGGCTGGGCTTGGGAGGAaggggagcatggtacaaaagtcattaaCCTCATTAACAAGCTCAATGAATTTTACTGCCTTGTTACAacgtttatctataggatctatcaaaaggaGAACATTGCTACACCCTAaatgcttttaagaaaagagaagtgaagggattctcGGATAAGTTCCATCTTCCTTGCTATGTGGTTAAATTATGATTTAGCTGACCCAGCTGCCCTTGCAAGCCCTTTCTCctacatcagcggttctcaacctgtgggtcgcgacctcggcgggggtcgaacgaccaaaacacaggggtcgcctacagccatcggaaatacatattttatttaaaaatgtattgtataataaatatgtattttccgatggctttaggcgacccctgtgttttggtcgttcgactcccGCCGGgttcgcaacccacaggttgagaactgctgtcctacattcttctctttcttcacagaaaggagggggtaagaggcctgagttttcctctttaaaatagcATTGCTAATGTTAAGTTCTATagtttcttggcaccttatcacagtaTAAACTGAAGTTAGAGCCTGATAAAAAACATGgccctgaaaataaaaatgctatgtGTGAGTTGTATGgtcagtagctgcagccaccatcgcagccgcctggcccatgcaggtttgcattcgatttggacagacgataatgaaacaatagagccaagaactggtgggccattagctttaatcctagcttgcacctggtgggcaagaaatacacatagtgggaaaacacttccctttccattcaggaaagtccactgacttatctgagtttcctagaatcaacagtttctacctcaccagccttattcacctctgttcctcatctctttctctctgcacaaactggcttcttcttcagcactccgccatcttggctgcttctcctctcctccatgtgacctttctctgctctcttctagcatgggctcctctgccccattttatagtgtagaaattaaaatctttaatcaaatatacaaacaagaaagtctctgatacacagtcacttagggtgggaaaggcttagtcttaaaactagccttaggctataacgaccctgcctacttacaccctgtcccccacacccaatgcaaactataagggaacaaacatatatgtcatatttacaaacttatttgaccaatatgaGTGAAACAAATGAGGATGAAGGGTTCCATCAGGCCTTCCCAAGATGAGGCACTTGgacatttggggtttttttgagctGAAGAGATTAAAGACCCTGTGGACTCAAGAGAAAAATTTACCTCTCCTTTAAAGAATTTAAGTTGGGGGCTCTAGTGTATAATAAAGGTTATTAccataaatatctttttatgatCTAGCTATAGGGCTAGGAAAacttctaattactgaacatctgctcttcttatctATCTGAGAAGTCCCCTCCTCCCCTATGAAGGAAGCCTCAGGGCACTTTACCTCATTCTTTAGCTGTTTTCACACAGACCTTGTTTtacctttctgtctctgattCTTTCCTGTATGCAGGGttcccatacatatgtatgtgttgggcagataaaatgtattatgctcactttgttaaagaggccgctgcccaggtgatattaatgtatgttaagaactgttgtagcctggggcttggttttgggattaagcctttcccaccctttttgatgtggggtggtacaatccaatcatgcctcagaggtgattttgtattagagactaccctattttgtatattggattaaaggttgtgaagctacactataaaatggtggcagaacgggacttggctcttggttcctgagattatcattagaagagagagcagaggagagcagagaaaggccatgtggaggaggccaggagaagcagccaagatggtggagtgctgagtgagatgtcagtttgtgtagagtttgtatttgggataaggaaggagacggggaacagaggtgaataagtctggtgagctagaaacctttgattctaggaaactcggataagtcagtggctttgtgagcactgaatgtgactgggttttggagcccagtgtgtatgtttttacttgcccgccaggtgcaagctaaattaaagactatggcccaccagtttttggctccgctgtttctttaccgactgtccgaatccaatgcgaacctgcatgggctggcctgctgtgatggtggccctggccgtggctcctggctttacagtatgcaattaaattttattttttttcttgttaacttGCCTCATGTCGATTTAGCTATTAGATCAGCCAACAGAACGTAgaagtataattatttttctacctCACAAGGGTAAACAtattaaagacacacacacaaaaaataaagacaggGTCATCTGTCATTGTAATTTTAGCCAATCTATCCACTAAAAGTGTGCTTCAAGTtgcattttttaagaaaacattactGAGCAAGATTAGGACTGTAGACcaggagaacattttttttttcttttgctgctgtgGTTTCCTGGGAAATATTTGGTTGCTCCTGCTCTGAATCAGGGTCCAGGAAGAACCTAGCAAGAGTGTGGCTCTCCTGAGAATCAAAGTGCTGGGTGTAAGTAAGGTTGATTACCTGGGGTGGCCTGAGTTAGCAGCTGAAAGGAGAGCCTGACTCAGGACAGGGCAAAGCTACTGCTTGGATAAAATGGTATGCATTGAGGCTAAAGGGAGAGACTGACCTCTGAGCAGGTTTGGAGTAAGACTTATGCAGTAAGTTATAAGAATGTTTGCATTCTCTAATGAGACTTGGTGGTAAAATTGATGTTTATAGAGTCGTGGAAGGCTGACATTCAGAGCACAAGATATATAAAGTAGTAGCATAAATAGGTATG
Proteins encoded in this region:
- the LOC136334734 gene encoding zinc transporter ZIP2-like isoform X3 — protein: MEPLLGAKIGCLFALLAVTLVCGLIPICFKWFQIEAAGGRHRRVLGLLGCVSAGVFLGAGFMHMTAEALEEIESEIQKFTMLDSE